In Drosophila gunungcola strain Sukarami chromosome X unlocalized genomic scaffold, Dgunungcola_SK_2 000056F, whole genome shotgun sequence, the following are encoded in one genomic region:
- the LOC128261137 gene encoding uncharacterized protein LOC128261137, with product MNTMKSDDKPFNPFYIGPHPSKACAIPEIPGQQCSPNCQPPENQSRRNSATKPDPGHDRMGVSNGAAGGTVVVGMANIYSTVEVLAAAALLGQASGSGAGSGAVVEAVVEAEAVVEAVAEAGTSRTDHGPSAPHNTICKPYPCMEGARTETEGCD from the coding sequence ATGAACACCATGAAGTCCGACGACAAGCCCTTCAACCCGTTTTACATTGGTCCGCATCCCAGCAAGGCGTGTGCGATCCCCGAGATTCCCGGCCAGCAATGCTCACCCAACTGCCAGCCGCCGGAGAACCAGTCCCGGCGTAATTCGGCGACCAAACCAGATCCAGGCCACGATCGCATGGGCGTGTCCAACGGAGCTGCCGGCGGCACGGTTGTCGTCGGCATGGCCAACATTTACAGCACCGTAGAGGTCCTGGCAGCCGCCGCCCTACTGGGACAGGCGAGCGGTTCAGGAGCGGGATCGGGAGCGGTAGTGGAAGCGGTAGTCGAAGCGGAAGCGGTAGTGGAAGCGGTAGCGGAAGCGGGAACGTCAAGAACGGATCATGGACCGTCGGCGCCCCACAACACTATATGCAAGCCATATCCCTGCATGGAGGGCGCCCGCACCGAAACTGAAGGCTGTGATTAG